Proteins encoded together in one Verrucomicrobiia bacterium window:
- a CDS encoding D-2-hydroxyacid dehydrogenase, which translates to MRIVVLDGFTLNPGDLSWDELKTLGPCEVYERTAPPDILVRAAGAEVLLTNKVPLTAGIIAQLPGLKYIGVLATGTNVVDLAAARQRRIVVTNVPAYSTASVAQAVFALLLEWTHHAGHHSQSVHEGGWTRAQDFCYWDFPLIELAGLAMGIAGFGRIGRAVAERAVAFEMKVLVYVPTARPLPPFAQAVDLETLFRQSDVLSLHCPLTEQTRHLINGRSLSWMKPTAFLLNTSRGGLVDEPALAQALDTGRIAGAGLDVLSTEPPEASNPLLRARNCFITPHFAWATGAARTRLMRVAVENVAAFLKGKPQNVVNDFKV; encoded by the coding sequence ATGAGAATAGTTGTCCTGGATGGATTCACGCTGAACCCGGGAGACCTGAGTTGGGATGAACTCAAGACGCTCGGGCCTTGTGAGGTTTACGAACGCACCGCCCCGCCTGACATCCTGGTCCGTGCCGCAGGCGCCGAGGTCCTCCTCACCAATAAGGTCCCACTCACCGCCGGCATTATCGCGCAACTTCCCGGTTTGAAATACATTGGCGTGCTGGCCACTGGAACCAACGTTGTGGACCTCGCGGCGGCTCGCCAGCGCCGCATCGTGGTCACCAATGTCCCGGCTTACAGCACGGCCTCAGTTGCCCAAGCCGTTTTCGCGCTCTTGCTGGAATGGACCCACCATGCCGGCCATCATTCTCAAAGCGTTCACGAGGGAGGCTGGACGCGCGCCCAGGATTTTTGTTACTGGGATTTCCCGCTCATCGAACTGGCGGGCCTGGCGATGGGCATTGCCGGTTTTGGCCGTATCGGGCGCGCAGTGGCCGAACGAGCGGTCGCATTTGAGATGAAGGTGCTGGTCTACGTGCCGACCGCCCGGCCCCTGCCTCCATTCGCGCAGGCTGTGGACCTGGAAACCCTGTTTCGCCAAAGCGATGTCCTCAGTCTGCATTGTCCGCTGACCGAGCAAACGCGCCACCTCATCAATGGCCGGAGCCTCTCGTGGATGAAACCCACGGCCTTTCTCCTCAATACCAGCCGCGGCGGCCTTGTGGATGAGCCAGCGCTGGCCCAGGCGCTGGACACGGGCCGCATAGCCGGCGCGGGCTTGGACGTTCTCTCGACCGAACCGCCCGAGGCGAGCAACCCACTTTTGAGGGCTCGCAATTGCTTCATCACACCGCATTTCGCATGGGCCACCGGGGCGGCCCGGACGCGGTTGATGCGGGTTGCGGTTGAGAATGTGGCCGCGTTTCTGAAAGGCAAGCCGCAGAACGTGGTGAACGATTTTAAGGTATAG